A genomic segment from Nicotiana tabacum cultivar K326 chromosome 9, ASM71507v2, whole genome shotgun sequence encodes:
- the LOC107774357 gene encoding uncharacterized protein LOC107774357: protein MDIDEPFGEKVMVFGGDFRQVLPVVPKATRVEIVNASLVKSYLWPKMEKIQLTRNMRARTNPTFIDFLLRIGNEEEHTIKEDMVLLPEQLVIKPNCNISGEDLLITEIFPSLNKNGSCAKYMTERVILASSNEYVDQLNEMLIDKFPSETKIFHSFDSAEDDTKNYYQEEYLNTLTPNGLPPHRFVVK, encoded by the coding sequence ATGGATATCGATGAACCATTTGGTGAAAAAGTAATGGTTTTTGGAGGTGATTTTcgtcaagtactaccagtagttccaaaagCGACGAGAGTTGAGATTGTAAATGCTAGCTTGGTAAAATCATACTTATGGCCTAAAATGGAAAAGATTCAGTTAACAAGAAATATGAGAGCAAGAACAAATCCAACATTCATTGATTTCTTGCTTCGCATCGGCAATGAGGAAGAGCATACAATAAAAGAGGATATGGTCCTCCTCCCTGAGCAATTAGTTATCAAACCCAACTGTAATATTAGTGGTGAAGATCTCTTAATAACAGAAATATTTCCATCATTAAACAAAAATGGAAGTTGTGCAAAGTACATGACGGAAAGAGTTATTTTAGCTAGCAgcaatgaatatgttgatcaactaaatgaGATGTTGATTGACAAGTTCCCTAGTGAGACCAAAATATTTCACAGTTTCGACTCAGCAGAAGATGATACCAAAAACTACTACCaggaagaatacttaaatactttaacacCAAATGGCCTTCCACCACACAGGTTCGTTGTCAagtag